In Hydrogenovibrio thermophilus, the following are encoded in one genomic region:
- a CDS encoding NADH-quinone oxidoreductase subunit L has protein sequence MDGHWIGNWLLILVPLGFFLGALLNEKRARWNTAAAISLTALALVIVLGLLERFNVAPVVNTDSWITHSPVAYVMLGLISFIAFINIRYSSAYMAGNKDEEKRYLRWLMITLGSVAMVVISNHMLLMMTAWIAISLSLHQLLIFYPERQRAVLAAHKKYIFARVAELCLLSAILILHYEHNTWFITDIHRTIDLNGITHLDQVAALMVALAALVKCAQLPLHGWLIQVVEAPTPVSALLHAGIINLGGFLLIIFAPLIVVSDIAQWVLLIIGGITTVLAALVMMTRASVKVRLAWSTMSQMGLMLVECALGLFELALLHLVAHSCYKAYAFLNSGSEVESSLKRRLSQAVPPSRTEWILAGLASLTLVAALVAVLDLDGPYSPWLLFAIALTLLMAERRGRLNTASVISMMTLGAILIAAYSLQKAGAYLVIPSMTTSVGWVGDAWIGFLMILFMAGYILLRYHTDHPLVTKARRAFYAGFYLDEWVTRLNLRIYPTRLPVRLKPKKLQIPKEEFFQ, from the coding sequence ATGGACGGTCATTGGATCGGAAATTGGCTATTAATACTCGTCCCGCTCGGATTTTTTCTGGGCGCACTGCTCAATGAAAAACGCGCTCGCTGGAACACGGCCGCCGCCATCAGCTTGACCGCGCTTGCCCTGGTCATCGTATTGGGCTTGCTGGAACGTTTCAATGTGGCGCCGGTCGTAAACACCGACAGCTGGATCACGCATTCACCGGTCGCCTACGTCATGCTCGGCCTCATCAGCTTTATCGCCTTCATCAATATCCGCTATTCCAGCGCCTACATGGCCGGGAATAAGGACGAGGAAAAACGCTACCTGCGCTGGCTGATGATCACATTGGGCAGTGTCGCGATGGTGGTCATCAGTAACCACATGCTGTTGATGATGACCGCCTGGATCGCCATCAGCCTGAGCTTGCACCAATTGTTGATTTTCTACCCGGAACGCCAACGGGCCGTGCTGGCCGCCCACAAAAAATACATTTTTGCCCGAGTGGCGGAACTGTGTCTGTTGAGTGCCATCCTGATTTTGCATTACGAGCACAACACCTGGTTCATCACCGACATCCATCGTACCATCGACTTGAACGGCATCACCCATCTCGATCAGGTCGCCGCCCTGATGGTCGCATTGGCCGCACTGGTGAAGTGTGCCCAGTTGCCGTTGCACGGCTGGTTGATCCAAGTGGTCGAAGCCCCCACGCCGGTTTCCGCGCTGTTGCACGCCGGCATCATCAACCTGGGTGGCTTCCTATTGATTATCTTCGCGCCTTTGATCGTGGTTTCCGACATCGCTCAATGGGTTCTGCTCATTATCGGCGGCATCACCACCGTGCTGGCCGCATTGGTCATGATGACCCGCGCCTCGGTCAAGGTGCGTCTCGCTTGGTCCACCATGTCGCAAATGGGCTTAATGCTGGTCGAATGCGCCCTGGGGTTATTCGAGCTGGCCCTACTGCACTTGGTCGCCCACTCCTGCTACAAGGCCTATGCATTCCTAAATTCGGGTTCCGAAGTCGAATCCAGTCTCAAACGCCGCCTGTCACAAGCGGTACCGCCCAGCCGAACCGAATGGATTCTGGCCGGACTGGCCTCACTGACACTGGTCGCCGCCTTGGTCGCCGTACTGGATTTGGACGGCCCTTACAGCCCATGGCTATTGTTCGCCATTGCCCTGACGCTGCTCATGGCCGAACGCCGAGGACGACTCAACACCGCTTCGGTCATCAGCATGATGACGCTGGGTGCGATTTTGATTGCGGCTTACAGCCTGCAAAAAGCCGGGGCTTACCTGGTCATTCCATCGATGACCACCAGCGTCGGCTGGGTCGGGGATGCCTGGATCGGCTTTTTGATGATCCTGTTTATGGCCGGTTACATCCTGCTGCGTTACCACACCGACCACCCGCTTGTCACCAAAGCGCGCCGCGCCTTTTATGCCGGGTTTTATCTGGACGAATGGGTGACGCGTCTTAATTTGCGGATCTATCCGACCCGTTTACCGGTTCGGTTGAAACCCAAAAAACTTCAGATTCCAAAAGAGGAGTTTTTCCAATGA
- a CDS encoding YbcC family protein — protein sequence MMADNMTNQATALRPSLPDNQRRSLQAACSRIAPTWPLDELIAVNPWWEMRDEHVSQVSARLSALTQANCVMPKAYFQEIWMETLQPQHLETAIAEFGKDYSVETMERYLLNEDDQTHWHNISDFVDSGPNRKYKMAWRDEITHQISQFCADFFRPQNVESAPYANTYQGLYLEWLRTTRQDKGIEILMAEDGLTELFNDLPESAEALLAEALIGLRVPEGETAEYSHALLLDINGWASWVAYLRWQDRLSGHDNDLMMDLLAIRMAWEWVLWRHQKQTDKVVFNELKVMWRHQMTIVHDLIQNHQNSQEKSWIWQRAAEIAYQSTLHQQLKYSPHAEQTDAGKTPTLQAAFCIDVRSEIIRRALEAQDAGIETLGFAGFFGLPIEYRPAGTDIIRPQLPGLLKSNIQVAPILPQQKTASIREKLNKKARWIEWSNAPPSAFTMVEATGLIYAFKLLRNSLFPEDDSHPVNHLPVSDAFELTQGQDPLSLSQKVDLAYGILNAMGLTGPLAETVLLVGHGSSSCNNPHASGLDCGACGGQTGEINVRVLAYLLNDPTVRDGLQAKGLTIPTATRFVAAMHNTTTDEFTCFGEDIARNEPVSNWLARAGEMARQERSIRLGLDHLKEPVLHKSIKHRAKDWSQVRPEWGLSNNAAFIVAPRWRTRGINLQGRAFLHDYEASQDPDASLLTQIMTAPMVVTNWINLQYYASVCDNHTYGSGNKVLHNVVDGCIGVFEGNGGDLRIGLPMQSLHDGNKWMHEPLRLSVYIDAPRNAIAKVVAENEVVRQLIDNEWLFCFRWDSNGSVERFIKQTWQAHHN from the coding sequence ATGATGGCTGATAACATGACCAACCAAGCCACGGCGCTGAGGCCGAGTCTTCCAGACAATCAACGACGTTCCCTGCAAGCGGCCTGCAGCCGCATTGCGCCGACCTGGCCGCTTGACGAACTGATTGCCGTCAACCCTTGGTGGGAAATGCGTGACGAACACGTCAGTCAGGTTTCTGCCCGCCTCAGCGCCCTGACGCAGGCCAACTGTGTCATGCCGAAAGCCTATTTCCAGGAAATCTGGATGGAAACGCTGCAACCGCAACATTTGGAAACGGCCATCGCCGAGTTCGGCAAAGATTACAGCGTCGAAACCATGGAGCGCTACCTGCTCAACGAAGACGACCAAACCCACTGGCACAACATCAGTGACTTCGTCGACAGCGGCCCCAACCGCAAGTACAAAATGGCCTGGCGGGATGAGATTACCCACCAGATCAGTCAGTTCTGCGCGGACTTTTTTCGCCCCCAAAATGTCGAGTCCGCCCCTTACGCCAACACCTATCAAGGGCTTTACCTTGAGTGGTTGAGAACCACCCGGCAAGACAAAGGGATTGAAATTCTCATGGCGGAAGACGGCCTGACCGAACTGTTCAATGACTTGCCGGAAAGTGCCGAAGCCCTGCTGGCCGAAGCGCTGATTGGATTGCGAGTGCCGGAAGGTGAAACCGCCGAATACAGCCACGCCTTATTGTTGGACATCAACGGCTGGGCCTCCTGGGTGGCCTACCTGCGCTGGCAGGATCGTTTAAGCGGACATGACAATGACCTGATGATGGATTTGCTCGCCATCCGCATGGCTTGGGAATGGGTCCTTTGGCGTCACCAAAAACAAACCGACAAAGTCGTCTTCAACGAATTGAAAGTGATGTGGCGTCACCAGATGACCATCGTGCACGACTTGATTCAGAATCATCAAAATTCGCAGGAAAAATCCTGGATTTGGCAACGGGCCGCGGAAATCGCCTATCAATCGACGTTGCATCAACAACTGAAATACTCGCCCCATGCCGAACAGACCGACGCCGGTAAAACGCCGACCTTACAGGCCGCTTTCTGCATCGACGTGCGCTCGGAAATCATTCGACGTGCGCTGGAAGCGCAGGATGCCGGCATCGAAACCCTTGGCTTCGCCGGTTTCTTCGGGTTACCGATAGAATACCGCCCGGCCGGAACCGATATTATCCGGCCACAACTGCCAGGCCTGTTGAAATCCAACATTCAGGTAGCGCCCATTCTGCCGCAGCAAAAAACTGCGTCGATTCGGGAAAAGCTCAACAAGAAAGCCCGTTGGATTGAATGGAGCAATGCCCCACCGTCCGCTTTTACCATGGTGGAAGCGACCGGGTTGATATATGCCTTTAAGCTGTTGCGAAACAGTCTTTTCCCGGAAGATGACAGCCATCCGGTCAACCACCTTCCGGTGAGCGACGCCTTCGAACTGACACAGGGCCAAGACCCGCTCAGTCTGTCGCAAAAAGTCGATTTGGCTTACGGCATCCTCAACGCCATGGGGCTGACCGGACCCTTGGCGGAGACGGTGCTGTTGGTCGGGCACGGCAGCAGCAGTTGCAACAACCCGCACGCTTCCGGGCTGGACTGCGGAGCTTGCGGCGGCCAAACCGGCGAAATCAACGTTCGGGTTCTGGCCTATTTACTGAATGACCCAACCGTTCGCGATGGCTTGCAGGCAAAAGGCCTCACCATTCCAACGGCCACCCGTTTCGTCGCCGCCATGCACAACACCACCACGGACGAGTTCACTTGCTTCGGGGAAGACATCGCTCGCAATGAACCGGTTTCCAACTGGTTGGCCCGCGCCGGCGAAATGGCCCGTCAGGAACGTTCGATCCGTCTTGGCTTGGACCACCTGAAAGAACCGGTCTTGCACAAATCCATCAAGCACCGCGCCAAGGACTGGTCACAGGTACGGCCTGAATGGGGCCTGTCGAACAACGCCGCCTTCATCGTGGCACCGCGTTGGCGGACTCGTGGCATCAACCTGCAAGGTCGCGCCTTCCTGCACGATTACGAGGCGTCGCAAGACCCGGACGCCAGCTTGCTGACCCAAATCATGACCGCCCCGATGGTGGTCACCAACTGGATCAACCTGCAATACTATGCGTCGGTCTGCGACAACCACACCTATGGCAGTGGTAACAAAGTCCTGCACAATGTGGTGGACGGCTGCATCGGGGTGTTTGAAGGCAACGGCGGGGATTTACGCATTGGACTGCCGATGCAATCCCTGCACGACGGCAACAAATGGATGCACGAACCGCTTCGCCTCAGTGTCTATATCGATGCGCCGCGCAATGCCATCGCCAAAGTGGTGGCGGAAAACGAAGTGGTGCGTCAGCTCATCGACAACGAATGGCTGTTCTGTTTCCGTTGGGACTCTAATGGCAGCGTTGAAAGGTTTATTAAGCAAACTTGGCAAGCGCATCATAACTAA
- a CDS encoding SulP family inorganic anion transporter codes for MTQENINTENAQISDTGSAAFRKEYALQDLQAGVITATMAIPLSIGIALMSDYPIQVGLATVAFASFIGFLFAWFRPGNFIGAPGIAAGLAPILALGIATFGIENMAFIIFLTATFQALIWKFNWQRYLLMAVPGYLVEGLLAGIGLKIALKFLPFLWMLPVGVAASEDFWTESRMQVIALSAVGVLLFLGLFQKFKDTKPALPYFALIVFGIMAAFFVEVKMLKVEDIEFNIGFPVPNFDSVWLWLYAFFFAMMLAVVDVIEQVMSNAAIEKIDPLKRPCNSNNSLLAIWVSNMGASFFGGMTNLDGLAKSSTNRLAGAYTKLSVLVIGLLITFFVFNVHHLDHLPYFALAIIMTFVGIKMVLGLLHIAKHGPYALLLATLCGILVFKVGIFEGLIITLVIHALIYYVIFKKIDCRPTGSILRHYFKKFKEDDKELN; via the coding sequence ATGACACAGGAAAACATAAACACAGAAAATGCCCAAATATCGGATACAGGTTCGGCGGCCTTTCGAAAGGAGTACGCTTTACAAGATCTGCAAGCCGGCGTGATTACCGCAACCATGGCGATTCCCTTGTCCATCGGTATCGCTTTAATGTCGGATTACCCGATTCAGGTCGGCCTCGCGACGGTGGCATTTGCATCTTTCATTGGCTTTTTATTTGCCTGGTTTCGCCCAGGAAACTTTATCGGCGCGCCGGGTATTGCCGCTGGTTTAGCACCGATTTTAGCCTTGGGCATTGCTACCTTCGGCATCGAAAACATGGCGTTTATCATTTTTTTAACGGCGACTTTTCAGGCGTTGATTTGGAAGTTCAATTGGCAGCGATATTTGCTTATGGCCGTTCCCGGTTACTTGGTTGAAGGCTTATTGGCCGGAATTGGGTTAAAAATTGCCCTGAAATTTCTGCCGTTTTTATGGATGCTACCGGTCGGAGTGGCCGCCAGCGAAGATTTCTGGACGGAATCGCGTATGCAAGTGATTGCGTTATCCGCAGTCGGTGTTTTGTTGTTTTTGGGGCTATTTCAAAAATTTAAGGACACCAAACCGGCATTGCCTTATTTTGCACTGATTGTCTTTGGCATTATGGCCGCCTTCTTTGTGGAGGTGAAAATGCTCAAGGTCGAAGACATTGAGTTTAATATCGGTTTTCCGGTTCCCAACTTTGACAGTGTGTGGCTGTGGCTTTATGCCTTTTTCTTCGCGATGATGTTGGCTGTGGTGGATGTGATTGAGCAGGTGATGAGTAACGCCGCTATTGAAAAAATTGACCCTTTGAAACGACCCTGTAACTCCAATAATTCGCTGCTGGCGATTTGGGTGTCGAATATGGGGGCGTCTTTCTTTGGCGGGATGACCAATTTGGACGGTTTGGCAAAATCCTCTACCAATCGTTTGGCGGGCGCTTACACCAAATTATCGGTGCTGGTCATTGGATTACTGATTACTTTTTTTGTTTTTAATGTGCACCATCTTGACCATCTCCCATATTTTGCATTGGCGATTATCATGACGTTTGTCGGCATCAAGATGGTGTTGGGCCTGTTGCACATTGCCAAGCATGGTCCTTATGCTTTGCTGCTGGCCACGCTGTGTGGCATTTTGGTTTTTAAGGTCGGCATTTTCGAAGGCTTGATCATTACTCTGGTGATTCATGCACTGATTTATTATGTGATTTTTAAGAAGATTGATTGCCGTCCAACCGGCTCCATTCTCCGTCATTATTTCAAAAAATTTAAAGAAGACGATAAAGAATTAAATTGA
- a CDS encoding SgcJ/EcaC family oxidoreductase yields MNDRYPISGTVGIEWDGQQKVSVSGFQSRQKTSLVTQRNLKAPVDTAYANESCHCAPASEKLAKELFQRWNQALLSENAKSVANLYWDDAVLLPTVSNVPRINPAEIEDYFQHFLQSKPNGTVLSRNLKQGCNKLTDAGVYEFEVVKGGKKSVVPARYTFVYEFRHGDWKIIHHHSSMMPES; encoded by the coding sequence ATGAACGATCGTTATCCAATCAGCGGTACGGTGGGAATTGAGTGGGATGGCCAACAAAAAGTCAGTGTCAGCGGTTTTCAGTCGAGACAAAAAACCAGTTTGGTGACTCAACGCAATCTAAAAGCGCCGGTGGACACCGCCTATGCCAACGAGTCTTGCCATTGTGCGCCGGCCTCGGAAAAATTAGCCAAGGAGTTGTTTCAGCGCTGGAACCAAGCTCTGCTGAGCGAAAATGCCAAGTCGGTCGCCAATCTATATTGGGACGATGCGGTGTTGTTGCCGACGGTGTCTAATGTTCCTCGTATCAACCCGGCTGAAATTGAAGATTACTTTCAACACTTTTTGCAATCCAAGCCGAATGGCACCGTTTTATCGCGTAATTTAAAACAAGGATGCAACAAATTGACGGATGCGGGTGTCTACGAATTTGAAGTGGTTAAAGGCGGTAAAAAAAGCGTGGTGCCCGCCCGTTACACCTTCGTGTATGAGTTTCGTCATGGCGACTGGAAAATCATTCATCACCATTCTTCAATGATGCCGGAATCTTGA
- a CDS encoding NnrS family protein has product MVRLPSQLFFFDRAFRAFFLGGSLFTGVAMLIWFWQYPAAMTTFSGIPSMYWHAHEMVFGYALATVTGFLLTAVMNWSKENSASGWRLAWVFACWALARIGFLLDWPLIWVATSDLLFNLGLLWLFIGPVLRQKLWPQMGLASKFALLLAANGVFYAGAFNWLDNGVHLGVIFGLFLVLAINLTMMRRLIPFFTEKALGLPESVQSKRLDALALVGFLALMVAAVFFPQHWATSLIALPLAGVHFIRLKAWYHPRIWSVLLLWPLHVSYAFMVTGMALYGLVGLGWVSESIALHALAAGGIGLLCSSIMARISLGHTNRNVFEPPKSLVWVFALLAASAVLRVAFPLLLPEYTVWWVQASQLGWSLAFLWLTVLYLPILARPSRKPNSGILL; this is encoded by the coding sequence ATGGTACGACTTCCGAGTCAGTTATTCTTTTTCGATCGCGCTTTCCGCGCGTTTTTTCTGGGTGGCAGTCTGTTCACCGGCGTGGCGATGTTGATCTGGTTTTGGCAATATCCGGCTGCGATGACGACCTTCTCCGGTATTCCGTCGATGTATTGGCATGCGCATGAAATGGTGTTCGGTTATGCGTTGGCGACGGTGACAGGGTTCTTGCTGACGGCGGTGATGAACTGGTCGAAGGAGAATTCGGCTTCGGGTTGGCGTCTGGCTTGGGTGTTTGCCTGTTGGGCCTTGGCGCGAATCGGTTTTTTGCTGGATTGGCCGTTGATTTGGGTGGCGACGTCCGATTTGCTGTTTAACCTCGGGCTGCTGTGGCTGTTCATCGGCCCGGTGTTGCGCCAAAAATTGTGGCCGCAAATGGGGTTGGCGTCGAAGTTTGCCTTGTTGTTGGCGGCCAATGGGGTGTTTTACGCCGGGGCGTTTAACTGGCTCGATAACGGTGTGCACCTGGGGGTGATTTTCGGGCTCTTTCTGGTGCTGGCGATTAACTTGACGATGATGCGGCGTCTGATTCCGTTTTTCACCGAAAAGGCGTTGGGGTTGCCGGAAAGCGTGCAGTCGAAACGGTTGGATGCCTTGGCGCTGGTCGGTTTTTTGGCGTTGATGGTGGCGGCGGTGTTTTTCCCGCAGCATTGGGCGACCAGTTTGATTGCGCTTCCGTTGGCCGGCGTGCATTTTATCCGACTGAAGGCCTGGTACCATCCACGCATCTGGTCGGTGTTGCTGCTGTGGCCCTTGCACGTTTCCTATGCGTTTATGGTGACCGGCATGGCGCTCTACGGCTTGGTCGGTCTGGGTTGGGTCAGTGAATCGATTGCCTTGCATGCGCTGGCGGCCGGAGGCATTGGCTTGCTGTGTTCGTCCATTATGGCGCGCATTTCGTTGGGGCATACCAACCGGAATGTGTTTGAACCGCCGAAAAGTCTGGTTTGGGTGTTCGCCCTTTTGGCGGCCTCCGCCGTATTGCGGGTGGCGTTTCCGCTCCTGTTGCCGGAGTACACTGTCTGGTGGGTTCAGGCCAGCCAGTTGGGTTGGAGCCTGGCCTTTTTATGGCTGACGGTATTGTACCTGCCAATTCTGGCACGCCCCAGCCGGAAACCGAACAGCGGTATTCTGCTGTAA
- a CDS encoding efflux transporter outer membrane subunit: MFSPPKQNSITKHLLRFSPLGVGLLLLSLAGCSMAPEYQRPEAPIPSKFPAPEQAAKTLDATMPEDKATPDWQTYFSDPALQKILNDALANNRDLRIAAARVRASRAIYGIQRSDLFPDINVGAQGSRTHTPADLSYTGREVTSSSYQLSANLSIWELDFWGRIRSLEEAALQDYLSQESSQQAFKIALIAQVTNGYLNYRELDQRLVLAQKTLSSREESYRIFKRRFEMGVISELDLTQVETLVKQAQTLTIELEQLKENQLYDLSYLVGSPVQLKHVDSYFGEEAVFQPISPGLPSELLNNRPDILAAEHSLRSATANIGAARAAFFPSITLTGYAGTASAELDGLFASGSGAWSFAPSINLPIFNGGRNQSNLDLSKARQNEAVSNYEKTVQNAFKEVSVSLSNQKWLKKQLKVLEDTLSIQQRRAHLAELRYKSGATPFLEVLDAERARLSAEQTLVTARRALSSSQVELYTAIGGGLTQKQKSPAPQKTGE; the protein is encoded by the coding sequence ATGTTTTCACCCCCTAAACAGAATTCAATCACAAAGCACCTGTTACGCTTTTCGCCATTAGGGGTTGGTCTTCTACTGCTGTCACTGGCGGGCTGTTCCATGGCGCCCGAGTATCAACGCCCGGAAGCACCCATTCCATCCAAATTTCCGGCCCCTGAACAAGCGGCGAAGACTCTGGATGCCACCATGCCGGAAGATAAAGCCACACCGGACTGGCAAACCTACTTCAGCGACCCGGCACTGCAAAAAATCCTCAATGACGCGCTGGCCAACAACCGCGATTTGAGAATCGCGGCCGCCCGAGTCCGAGCTTCACGCGCCATTTACGGCATTCAGCGCTCCGATCTTTTCCCCGACATCAATGTCGGCGCACAAGGCAGCCGAACCCATACGCCCGCCGACCTTAGCTATACCGGCAGGGAAGTCACCTCGTCGAGTTATCAACTCAGCGCCAATTTAAGTATCTGGGAACTCGATTTCTGGGGCCGAATCCGCAGTTTGGAAGAAGCCGCATTACAAGATTACCTGTCGCAGGAAAGTTCGCAACAAGCGTTTAAAATCGCCTTAATTGCTCAGGTGACCAATGGCTACCTGAATTATCGGGAGTTGGATCAACGCCTGGTTCTGGCCCAAAAAACCCTGAGTTCCCGCGAAGAATCCTACCGTATTTTCAAGCGACGCTTTGAAATGGGTGTCATCTCCGAACTGGACCTGACACAGGTCGAAACTCTAGTCAAACAAGCTCAAACTCTGACCATCGAATTGGAGCAACTTAAAGAAAACCAACTCTACGACTTGTCCTATCTGGTCGGCAGTCCGGTGCAACTGAAGCATGTCGACAGCTATTTCGGCGAAGAGGCGGTATTTCAACCGATTTCACCAGGCCTGCCTTCCGAGCTGCTGAACAACCGGCCGGACATTCTCGCCGCCGAGCATTCACTGCGTTCCGCCACCGCTAATATCGGCGCGGCCAGAGCGGCCTTCTTCCCGAGCATTACCCTGACCGGCTATGCCGGCACCGCCAGTGCGGAACTGGACGGCCTTTTCGCCTCCGGCAGCGGTGCCTGGAGTTTTGCTCCCAGTATCAACCTGCCGATTTTTAACGGCGGGCGAAACCAGTCCAATCTGGATTTATCCAAGGCACGCCAAAACGAGGCCGTGTCCAACTACGAAAAAACCGTTCAAAACGCTTTCAAGGAAGTCTCGGTTTCATTGTCGAATCAGAAATGGTTAAAGAAACAATTGAAGGTGTTGGAAGATACCTTATCCATACAACAACGCCGAGCCCATCTGGCCGAACTTCGCTACAAAAGCGGCGCGACGCCTTTTTTGGAAGTTCTGGATGCCGAACGCGCCCGACTCAGTGCCGAACAGACGCTCGTCACCGCCCGGCGCGCTTTATCCAGCAGTCAGGTTGAACTTTACACCGCCATTGGCGGCGGCCTGACCCAGAAACAAAAATCCCCTGCCCCCCAAAAAACCGGAGAATAA
- a CDS encoding HlyD family secretion protein codes for MNAQRLKRAIVLIILAAIVGFGGWHFWKQWNENNKNGYLISGNGRIEAVEIDIATKLPGRIEKVLVDEGDFVQKGQLLAIMQTDTLNAQLAEAEAQYKQAQNAVKSAEAQVAVRKSDVAAANAGVVQREAELDAAKRRLARSEVLSKENASSIQELDDNRAQVRSAKAAVIAAQAQVTAAQAAVTAAEAQVTGAKSQVVAVEATIERIRADINDSQLTSPKNGRIQYRIAQPGEVLGAGGKLLNLVDLSDVYMTFFVPETDAGKLAIGQDVHIILDAAPGFVIPAHISFVDSVAQFTPKTVETAKERQKLMFRVKAQIPEELLQAHIDKVKTGLPGLAWLKMDPDKDWPENLRVALPD; via the coding sequence ATGAATGCCCAACGCCTCAAACGCGCCATCGTCCTTATCATACTGGCTGCCATTGTTGGTTTCGGGGGCTGGCATTTTTGGAAGCAATGGAATGAAAACAATAAAAACGGCTATTTAATCAGTGGCAATGGCCGCATTGAAGCCGTTGAAATCGACATCGCCACCAAACTGCCCGGCCGTATTGAAAAAGTGCTGGTCGATGAAGGCGACTTTGTCCAAAAAGGCCAACTGCTTGCCATCATGCAGACCGATACCTTAAATGCCCAACTGGCGGAAGCCGAAGCCCAATACAAACAAGCCCAAAATGCCGTCAAAAGTGCCGAAGCTCAAGTGGCGGTACGCAAAAGCGACGTGGCCGCCGCGAATGCCGGGGTGGTGCAGCGTGAAGCCGAACTGGATGCCGCCAAACGGCGCCTGGCCCGCTCCGAGGTACTGTCTAAGGAAAATGCCTCCTCCATACAGGAACTGGATGACAATCGTGCGCAGGTTCGCAGCGCCAAAGCCGCCGTCATTGCGGCCCAGGCACAAGTGACCGCCGCTCAAGCCGCCGTTACCGCCGCCGAAGCGCAAGTCACCGGCGCCAAATCTCAGGTTGTCGCCGTGGAAGCCACCATTGAACGCATTCGCGCCGACATCAACGACAGCCAACTGACATCACCGAAAAACGGCCGCATCCAATACCGCATCGCCCAACCCGGAGAAGTCCTTGGCGCAGGCGGAAAACTGCTGAATCTGGTGGATTTAAGCGATGTGTATATGACCTTTTTCGTGCCGGAAACCGATGCCGGTAAACTCGCCATCGGCCAGGACGTTCACATCATTCTGGATGCCGCACCCGGTTTTGTGATCCCAGCCCATATTTCCTTCGTCGACAGTGTGGCTCAGTTCACCCCCAAAACGGTCGAAACGGCTAAGGAACGTCAAAAACTCATGTTCCGCGTCAAAGCACAGATTCCGGAAGAACTTTTGCAGGCGCATATCGACAAAGTAAAAACCGGTTTGCCCGGCTTGGCTTGGCTCAAAATGGACCCAGACAAAGACTGGCCGGAAAACTTGCGTGTAGCGCTACCCGATTAA